A genomic stretch from Helianthus annuus cultivar XRQ/B chromosome 1, HanXRQr2.0-SUNRISE, whole genome shotgun sequence includes:
- the LOC110878754 gene encoding receptor-like protein kinase HERK 1, translating into MMGFMKFHKLFIWIVFLLSLSSCYSQFTPADSYSIDCGSPTNTSVGNRVFLSDNLASSYLTTQQNVLVDTSANSIPQSEYSQLYRTARIFSQTSSYSFKINQPGRHWIRLFFYPFSASNYDLKTAKFSVSTRDHSLLSDYSTVNSTVKEYSVNVTDSELEITFTPSGGSFAFLNGLEVVSVPDPLIADEAASVTPPTNFRGLLTQALETVARVNMGGPTVTSRNDSLWRSWVPDRGYLKNPSLASNVSKVDSVRYPKGGATEDDAPRSVYGTAARMASDGDPKSNFNVTWEFPVDRGFRYMIRLHFCDIVSDALNELYFNVYVQESNVLPDFDLSIKVGGLALAYYQDFVTQSLNTDTIKISIGPSNVNNALPNAILNGVEIMKMNNSDGSLSGGDIPASSKHSKSKVGLIVGVVVGLIVAVVLIVVLFFVHKRRKEERLNQSKIWIPLSTNGISQTMGSKYSNGTTISAGSNFNYRCPFAAIQEATNNFDESWVIGIGGFGKVYKGVLSDGTKVAVKRGNPKSQQGLAEFQTEIEMLSQFRHRHLVSLIGYCDEKSEMILIYEYMENGTLKSHLYGSNYPSMSWKQRLEICIGAARGLHYLHTGYSKAVIHRDVKSANILLDENLMAKVADFGLSKTGPEIDQTHVSTAVKGSFGYLDPEYFRRQQLTEKSDVYSFGVVLFEVLCARPVIDPSLPREKVNLAEWAMKWQKSGQLEQIIDVTLKGKIRPDSLRKFGETAEKCLSDFGVDRPSMGDVLWNLEYVLQLQEAVLPNDPDENSTNVIGELSPQIHDFHTGGEENTNTGIGQFEMSSGDDISGVSMSKVFSQLVKSEGR; encoded by the coding sequence ATGATGGGTTTTATGAAATTTCACAAACTCTTCATCTGGATCGTGTTCTTGCTCTCTTTATCTTCTTGTTATTCCCAATTTACTCCTGCTGATAGCTACTCAATCGATTGTGGATCTCCGACCAACACCAGTGTCGGAAACCGGGTTTTCCTGTCGGATAATTTAGCTTCGAGTTATCTAACGACCCAACAAAATGTTCTCGTCGATACATCCGCTAATTCGATACCCCAATCGGAATATTCTCAGCTGTATCGAACCGCTAGAATCTTTTCACAAACATCTTCTTACAGTTTCAAAATCAACCAACCGGGTCGACACTGGATCCGGCTCTTTTTCTACCCGTTTTCCGCTAGCAACTACGATCTGAAAACGGCGAAGTTTTCGGTCTCAACTCGTGATCATTCTTTATTATCCGATTACAGTACCGTTAACAGTACGGTTAAGGAATATTCCGTTAATGTTACGGATAGTGAGCTGGAGATCACGTTTACACCGTCTGGTGGCTCGTTTGCGTTCTTAAACGGGTTAGAAGTGGTGTCGGTTCCGGATCCATTGATTGCTGACGAGGCTGCGTCAGTCACGCCCCCAACGAACTTTCGGGGGCTGTTGACGCAGGCTCTGGAGACCGTAGCGAGGGTCAATATGGGCGGGCCAACGGTGACGTCTCGAAACGATTCGTTATGGAGAAGTTGGGTGCCCGATAGGGGGTATTTGAAAAACCCGAGTTTGGCGAGTAATGTGTCGAAGGTGGACTCGGTTAGGTATCCGAAAGGAGGGGCTACGGAAGACGATGCGCCCAGGAGCGTGTATGGGACCGCGGCTAGAATGGCGTCCGATGGTGACCCGAAGAGTAATTTCAATGTGACTTGGGAGTTTCCGGTGGATCGCGGGTTTAGGTATATGATTCGGCTTCATTTTTGCGATATTGTTAGTGATGCGTTGAATGAGCTTTATTTTAATGTGTATGTTCAAGAATCGAATGTGTTGCCGGATTTTGATTTGTCGATCAAAGTAGGAGGGTTGGCATTGGCTTATTACCAGGATTTTGTTACACAGTCGTTGAATACGGATACGATTAAGATTAGTATTGGCCCGTCGAATGTGAATAACGCGTTACCGAATGCTATTTTGAACGGTGTTGAGATTATGAAGATGAATAACTCGGATGGGAGTCTTTCGGGGGGAGATATTCCTGCTTCGAGTAAACACTCGAAGAGTAAAGTGGGTTTGATTGTAGGAGTCGTTGTTGGCCTAATCGTGGCTGTTGTATTGATTGTTGTTCTGTTCTTCGTGCATAAACGAAGGAAAGAGGAACGATTGAACCAGTCGAAGATCTGGATTCCGTTATCGACAAATGGGATTTCGCAGACGATGGGAAGCAAGTATTCTAACGGGACGACGATCAGTGCAGGGTCGAATTTCAATTACAGGTGCCCGTTTGCAGCGATTCAAGAAGCGACAAACAATTTCGATGAAAGCTGGGTGATCGGGATCGGTGGGTTCGGTAAAGTTTACAAAGGGGTTTTGAGCGACGGTACGAAAGTGGCTGTTAAAAGAGGTAACCCGAAATCCCAACAAGGTTTAGCGGAGTTCCAAACCGAAATCGAGATGCTTTCACAGTTTCGTCATCGACATTTAGTGTCGTTGATTGGGTACTGTGATGAGAAGAGTGAGATGATTTTGATATACGAATATATGGAAAACGGGACTTTGAAAAGTCATCTTTACGGGTCAAACTACCCGAGCATGAGCTGGAAACAACGGCTCGAAATTTGCATCGGTGCAGCCCGCGGGCTGCATTATCTCCATACCGGTTATTCAAAAGCTGTTATCCATCGAGACGTTAAATCGGCTAACATATTGCTCGACGAAAATCTCATGGCTAAGGTCGCAGATTTCGGGCTTTCGAAGACCGGGCCCGAGATTGACCAAACCCACGTGAGTACTGCAGTCAAAGGGAGCTTCGGGTATTTGGATCCCGAGTACTTTAGACGACAACAGTTGACTGAAAAGTCAGACGTATACTCATTCGGGGTCGTTTTGTTTGAAGTTTTATGCGCACGGCCTGTGATCGACCCGTCTCTCCCTCGAGAGAAGGTGAATTTAGCTGAATGGGCGATGAAGTGGCAGAAAAGCGGGCAGCTAGAACAAATAATCGATGTTACTTTAAAGGGAAAGATCCGGCCCGATTCTCTTAGAAAGTTTGGTGAAACAGCAGAGAAATGTTTGTCTGATTTCGGGGTTGACCGGCCTTCGATGGGTGATGTTTTGTGGAATCTTGAATACGTTCTTCAACTTCAAGAAGCGGTGTTACCAAACGACCCGGATGAAAACAGCACGAACGTGATCGGTGAGTTATCTCCGCAGATTCATGATTTCCATACGGGCGGTGAGGAAAACACCAACACTGGAATTGGTCAGTTTGAGATGTCGAGTGGGGATGATATTTCAGGTGTTTCGATGAGCAAGGTTTTCTCACAGTTGGTGAAATCGGAGGGTAGATGA